Proteins encoded in a region of the Globicephala melas chromosome 1, mGloMel1.2, whole genome shotgun sequence genome:
- the LOC115864970 gene encoding beta-catenin-interacting protein 1 isoform X6 translates to MNREGAPGKSPEEMYIQQKVRVLLMLRKMGSNLTASEEEFLRTYAGVVSSQLSQLPQHSIDQGAEDVVMAFSRSETEDRRQ, encoded by the exons ATGAACCGCGAGGGGGCCCCCGGGAAGAGTCCGGAGGAGATGTACATTCAGCAGAAGGTCCGAGTGCTGCTCATGCTGAGGAAGATGGGCTCCAAC CTGACGGCCAGCGAGGAGGAGTTCCTGCGCACCTACGCGGGGGTGGTCAGCAGCCAGCTCAGCCAGCTGCCCCAGCACTCCATCGACCAGG GTGCAGAGGATGTGGTGATGGCGTTTTCCAGGTCGGAGACGGAGGACCGGAGGCAGTAG